The Sander vitreus isolate 19-12246 chromosome 5, sanVit1, whole genome shotgun sequence genome includes a region encoding these proteins:
- the LOC144517994 gene encoding P2Y purinoceptor 4 has protein sequence MEPLVVSSQLGNSSNDSGSCLGERQHVSIAVLLCLVFFLGFLLNTFSLWVFCCRFPHWTCGTTLQFHLALSDAIATPVTPMMAVYFAMGNDWPFGRFLCQVKIALLSSHFYGSTIFLTLISIHRYTAVVHYNKSSCMKRKKFVRNLCAGIWSLLLIQALIYALLLPPSKEGSNSQCLTIHQRNLSDTYFVINFILFIFGFLLPFLLSAVCYGRLTKTLTHLNISTAKGLNVKVKSQRMIAVCLVIFGLCFLPLNVVRTMGVILKKYHPQECHVLLQIETAYYVSWIIAGLNSCLDPLLYCFGSQNFRDAFQSFKIGKGEGPPRTDSEMTANQ, from the coding sequence ATGGAGCCTCTGGTGGTTTCCTCACAGCTTGGGAACAGCAGCAATGACTCTGGATCTTGTCTGGGGGAGAGACAGCACGTGTCCATCGCTGTCCTCCTGTGCCTGGTCTTCTTCCTGGGCTTCCTCCTGAACACCTTCAGCCTCTGGGTCTTCTGCTGCCGGTTTCCCCACTGGACCTGTGGAACCACACTGCAGTTCCACTTGGCCCTCAGCGACGCCATCGCCACCCCAGTCACTCCCATGATGGCGGTGTACTTTGCCATGGGCAATGATTGGCCCTTTGGTCGGTTCCTGTGCCAAGTCAAGATTGCCCTGCTTAGTTCGCATTTCTACGGCAGCACCATATTCCTCACTCTCATCAGCATCCATCGGTACACAGCGGTGGTGCACTACAACAAAAGCTCCTGCATGAAACGGAAGAAGTTTGTCAGGAATCTGTGTGCAGGAATTTGGTCTCTGCTACTGATTCAGGCTCTGATCTACGCTTTATTGCTTCCTCCTAGTAAAGAGGGCAGTAACAGTCAATGCCTCACCATCCATCAGAGGAACCTATCAGACACCTACTTTGTCATTAACTTCATCCTGTTCATCTTTGGGTTTCTACTCCCTTTTCTTCTGTCAGCTGTTTGCTATGGCCGTCTGACGAAAACCTTAACTCACCTCAACATCAGCACGGCTAAAGGTCTGAATGTCAAGGTGAAATCTCAGAGGATGATCGCCGTGTGTCTGGTGATATTCGGGCTGTGCTTCCTGCCTCTGAACGTGGTACGAACCATGGGAGTTATACTTAAAAAATACCACCCACAAGAATGCCATGTTCTTCTGCAAATCGAGACAGCGTATTATGTATCCTGGATTATAGCAGGGTTAAACAGCTGCCTGGATCCACTGCTGTACTGTTTTGGTTCGCAAAATTTTCGAGATGCATTCCAGTCTTTCAAGATTGGGAAGGGAGAAGGTCCGCCAAGAACTGATTCAGAAATGACTGCAAATCAGTAA